The Fulvia fulva chromosome 1, complete sequence region TCCTCGTTGGTCCACGGCGTCCTTGAGATCTGGTGCAAGCTCTAAAAGCAAATCGATCATCTCCCTGTTCGGTTTCTGGACTGCGTAGTGCAACACACTCCATTCGTCACCTCCTTTGGTCATCAGGCTGTCTTCCAGTGTGTCAGCGAGGATCTGTACCATCTTGGTATCGCCAGCGAGGACGGCCTTGATGATTGGAGTTTCGCCCTTCTTATCTCTAGGCTCGATCTCGGCATCGTGGTGTAGGAGACATCTGGTCATATCGTGAAAGCCTCCCATTGCGGCAAAATGCAGGGCCGTGAGACCACGCCTGTTAGCAGTGTGGACCGACGCCCCAACTTCTGGATCTAGCAGCTTATGCACGGTCGCCTCGTCTTTGCTCTCGACAGCATGCACCAAGAAAGTCTTCCCTTGTCTGTCGAAATGCTCGAGGTTCAAATCATCTGCATCCAGCGAGGTCTGTATCTGCTCGATATTGCCTGACTTGATCGCCTCGATCAAGGTGTCATGCTTGTCAGCGGCAGTGCACTCTCTTTGCACAGGAGCATGGGTAGTGGAGATCCGCCGAAGACTATCACTCGCCATGGACGATCCTTTGATCAGCAGCTTACGCATCTCGTTGGCTTCCACAGTCTTGTCTCTGGTCTCAAGGATGCGGACGAGGATGGTGATGCACGCGTTGTGCTGAGCTGCTTCATCGGGCGATTTATCTCGGCCCTTGAACACCTTCCACTGCTTGTTGAAAGCTTTTCTGGCATGTGACTCGGCTTTCTCGATGTCCTCGGTTGTGAGGCTGAGCCCGCCAGTCGATTCGCTGTAGTGTCGCTCGTAGTAGATGGACGCAAGGTGTTGATGCTGTCGTGCCTCGACGAGGCCGACAGAACCGGCAGCTTGACTGTTACCGGAAGCGTCCGAAGAAGATCTCTCGCGCAGCAGATGATGTACGGTCTTCACCGCTTCAGCCCACTTCTTTTGGTGCTGGTACAGTGATGCCATGTCTTCTTGCAGCTGAATGCGCTCCACGAAAAGCACACCATAGCGGCTTTCACGAGTTTCCGAGCTACTGATTGCGTGTTTTAGGTTGACCTCTGCTTGATTCAGGTTGCCGGCATCTCTGTCCTTGACAGAACGATCGATGTATGCAGAGATATGCCTGTCGAGGATCTCGAGGGGCCACACCTCCTCGTCATCTTCGTTATCTTCGTCGAGGATGGGGTCTGTCGCCTCTTCCTGATTGGAGCTGGCCGGATCTGAGGAGACTGAGAACGCATCCGAAGATGTTGTGATGACTGGAATGGAAGGTGTGATCCCATTCAACGGCAAACCATTCTGCTCGGCATCATCGCGTTTGATCCTCTCCGATCTGGCATCGGCAGTGTACTCAGAGGTGAAGTGCTCGTGAACTCCTTCAGCTCCACGCAGCGTATCTTCGAGACTCGCGATTGCATCATTGTTTGGCAGCGTGGATGCTGCAGCTGGCACCCGAGAAGGTGGTGGCTGCTGCGAGGCGACATTGTCTTGAGCAGCGAGGAGCTTGCTGAGCAATTTGTTGCCTTCTTCCAGCTGGGTACCAAGTTTTGAGATCGCTTCAAGCACTGTCTCGTGGTTGTCGTCCAGCGCTGATTTGCTTTTAGTCTGGTCGAATAGCTGCAGCACTGACAAGTCGGTGGACAAGGTCTGCACTCTGGCTTCCAGCTCTGTATTGATTCTGTTGATCGATGGCTGTCGAAAGGCAATCTTTACCCGCTCTATCAGGTCGCGGTCACGGCTAGCTGCAGCATCGAATCCGCCCAACTTGGTGCGCAGGTCTTTCAACGTCTTAGTGCAGGCAAGTACGCTTCGCTTGATCCTTTCCGCGACTTGGGCGTCGTCTCCGCTAGACACTGCATGGTCGTCTCTCGCCTTCAGAACAGCCTCGACACTTTTGAGCACACTTTCCAGCCGTTCGATACGATCACTGATCTCGGCCGCAATCTTGTCCGCATCTTTAACCTTCTTCAAAAACCGTCCAGCCTCATACGAGACTTTCAACAGATCGAACACGGCCGCAATCGTCTGTAGCTCCGCCATACTGACGGTAAGGTGTCCATGGAGAGTGATGATGATCGAAGCACTGCCAGAACGGAGAGGCTATGGTATGTACATAGCCGTGACGGAGCCAGAGCCATAGGAGTCATGTGTAATTGGGCCAAGTGGCCGCGGCTTGTCCTAATCCTTCAAGTTGTCGTCTATGACCTTTGACGAATACGCCTTGAGGCTGCTTCGCCACGATGGCGCACAGCTGATCTGTTGGAGCCCCACCTTCCCCGGCCAAGCACCAACCTCCACAGTTCCTTCCTTCACTTCCCCATGCACGCCATGCGTTCGCGTTCGCGTTCGCGTGCTTTGCCGCATATGGCAGGGAGCAGCAAGATTCCTTGTCCTCGTCGATCGTTCACCGGAACAAAGCCTACGCAATTGCACACCCCAGGCATCCCGACCGACATCAACGCCATTGTGCTGCTGCAATATCGGCGCACATGCAGGAAACCTGGGTTGAGGAGGCTCAGCGCTATGCGAAGGAGCCCGCGTGACTGGGAGAACGTCCTTCGAGATGAGGCGAGGTAGTCTTGTGTACCGCGAACCTCACAGAAGCACAAAGGATTGTTACCACAACTTCGCTGCGCCGACCTTGGCTGCGTTGGGGGCCAGCTGGAAGTGGAACATAACGTCTCTTCTGTACTCGATGCTTTCGATGCACAGATGCGAGACCTAGCAAGTCTACTCATGAAGCTCAAGGAAGATGGCGGCACCAAACGTCGACAATCAGCAGCAAGCTGTACCTGAGATCGAAGTCACACGCGTAAGAAGGCGTACTGCCACCCACGATGACAGCTCATCTTATGACGATGACTCAATGCTGGATGCACCCGAGGATGAGAATATCTTTGACGACAATGACCAATGCCTAGTCGACAACCCACTGATCAGACTACGACCAGATGAAGTCGAGCGTAAAGCCAAACGCTTCGTCCGGACGCATGGCTTGCACAATCAAGAGGAAACTTTCATCAAAGCTGGCAAGATCCTGCGAGACCCAGAAGCATGGGAAGCCGTGCCTAATCTGTCGCTCGATGAGAAAGAGGTTCTGTTCAATGAGACTCGCGGTGGCTTCTGGAAGCAGCCGAAAGAGTTACGAGTCACGATCATCACGCTCTGCGTTGCAGCTGTCGTGCAAGGCTGGAATCAGACGGCATCGAACGGCGCCAATCTCAACTGGCCAAAGCAGCTTGGTCTTTTGGCCTTTGATGGTTGCGACCCCATAGGTGAGATCTTGAATACTTTGCCACGTTGCGTTCACGTCCGCTTAGGATACCCGCTAACGAACATCAGGAAGAGATGCCTGGATCTTCGCTATAGTGAACGCTGTGCCCTACCTCTCCGCCAGTCTTATCGGGTGTTGGCTAAGTGATCCTTTCAATGAGTACTTCTTCGGCCGACGACCGGCCATAGCATTCTCTGGAGTATTGATCCTAGCTTCCATGATTGGGAGCGCCTGTTCGCAGACCTGGCGACAGTTGCTGGCTTGTCGTGCTATCCTGGGCATCGGTATGGGATGCAAAGCTTCGGTAGTCCCAGTCTTCGCGGCGGAGGTCAGTCCGGCCCATATACGAGGCTCTCTTGTGATGAACTGGCAGCTTTTCGACGCTCTGGGTATCTTTCTTGGCTTCACTGCCAATCTTATGGTCAGTCAGGTCGGCGACACTGCCTGGAGGTGGCAGACTGCCTCATCAGTGCTTCCCACCATCGTCCTCCTGACACTGATCTTCGTCTGCTCCGACTCACCTCGCTTTTTGATGAAGAGAGGTCCATCGCACTACCTCGAAGCCTATGCTACCTTACTGGCATTACGGGGCCACCCGGTCCTCGCTGCGAAGGAGCTGCTGTACGTTCACTGCCAGATGGAAGTCGAGAAGCGCTTCATCTCCGGCAAGATGTCAGATGCCGAGCTCGTTCATCGCGAAGAGCAGGTTGTCGAAGAGACAAAAGGTAACGCATCGCACTCGAAGCTGCGAGCAAGGTTCCAGCCTGCCAGATCTATCAATTACTGGCAGAAGCTTGGGCAGCTCTTCACCATCAAGAGAATTAGGCGTGCCATGCTGGCCGCCGTCGTTGTCATGGTCAGTCAGCAGCTCTGTGGAGTCAATGTGCTGGCACTCTACTCCAGCAACTTCTTTTGCGAGGAAGAGGCATCAGACAAGATCGGCGATCTAGCGGATCCATCCTACCTGCAACCACTATTCCTCAGCTGGGGCATCGGGCTGGTCAATTTCCTGTTCGCCTTTCCCGCCTACTACCTCATCGACAAACGCGGACGTCGCTGGCTGCTGCTCGTTGCACTCCCCTTCATGGCCCTCAGTATGCTCGGCGCCTCTCTCGCATTCTTGATCCCAGCTGGAAGTCCCGCCCATGCTCCCGTCATCGGGGTCTTGGTGTATATCTTCATGGTCTTCTACAGTCCCAGCATGGGACCTGTGCCCTTCACATTCTCAGCCGAGGTCTTCCCCATGGATCATCGCGTCGTTGGCATGTCCTTCGCCGTCTTCACGAATATGCTCGGGCTGGGCTTGTTGACCTTGTTCGTGCCGATCATCACGGTCAAGGTCAGTCATGCCGGACTGCTCGGTATCTTCGCAGGCCTGAATGTGGTGGCGTTTGTTCTGATATTCTTCTTCGTCCGCGAGACAGCTGGAGCAACACTCGGACGCACAGCAGGAAGCATGCATTTCATGTCGCTGGAAGAGCTGAATTATGTCTTTGGTGTGAGCACGAAGAAGCACGCCATCTATCAGTACAGGACGGTACTGCCGTGGATTTGGAGGTACTACGTGCGACGAGACAAAGGTTGTCCGGACTCGCCCGAGCAGCTGTATAGATGGGCGACGGCGAGGCAGCAGGGTCAACATGAGCAGCAGAATCGGGCAGACTAGTGGACGACCTATACCTCTGTGGGATTTTTTGCATGTTCTTAGACGTCACAGCGTCATGTATGACGACGGAATTCATATCCTGGCCGCAATGAACATGTCCTCGATGTGAGCCATGTCACGCCCACGCGCACAACTCAAAAGAGCGATCGCCCACAAGAAGCAAAAGAACAAACACCACTAATCCAACGATCTGGAGCTCATGCCCACTGACGGAGAACCATCTGCAAGGGAATATAAGCCTTCACATCCAGCTGCTGCGAATGCAAAAGATCACCCGACCTAGGTGAACTCGAGAAGCAAAAAGACAAGAACAACCATCACTACCTCAATGGAGTAGTTCGTAAGGTTCTGCGAATGGACACGATACCCATGTCCTATCGCTAAAGCCAGACTCCCGATGGAACCCTCTCGCCAATGAAGTTCAAGACTGGGGCTGTACCATTGAGCCAGTGATGA contains the following coding sequences:
- a CDS encoding Putative ankyrin repeat protein, encoding MAELQTIAAVFDLLKVSYEAGRFLKKVKDADKIAAEISDRIERLESVLKSVEAVLKARDDHAVSSGDDAQVAERIKRSVLACTKTLKDLRTKLGGFDAAASRDRDLIERVKIAFRQPSINRINTELEARVQTLSTDLSVLQLFDQTKSKSALDDNHETVLEAISKLGTQLEEGNKLLSKLLAAQDNVASQQPPPSRVPAAASTLPNNDAIASLEDTLRGAEGVHEHFTSEYTADARSERIKRDDAEQNGLPLNGITPSIPVITTSSDAFSVSSDPASSNQEEATDPILDEDNEDDEEVWPLEILDRHISAYIDRSVKDRDAGNLNQAEVNLKHAISSSETRESRYGVLFVERIQLQEDMASLYQHQKKWAEAVKTVHHLLRERSSSDASGNSQAAGSVGLVEARQHQHLASIYYERHYSESTGGLSLTTEDIEKAESHARKAFNKQWKVFKGRDKSPDEAAQHNACITILVRILETRDKTVEANEMRKLLIKGSSMASDSLRRISTTHAPVQRECTAADKHDTLIEAIKSGNIEQIQTSLDADDLNLEHFDRQGKTFLVHAVESKDEATVHKLLDPEVGASVHTANRRGLTALHFAAMGGFHDMTRCLLHHDAEIEPRDKKGETPIIKAVLAGDTKMVQILADTLEDSLMTKGGDEWSVLHYAVQKPNREMIDLLLELAPDLKDAVDQRGQTALHHCADFERLEQVHALLEHEHALDVNATDSVSRSPLYLAATKPPTPRRENVVRILLRKGARLDEHRPPPRMRDYKLGTSRRDSTLSRTSVSTSGTFGTTSTSRSKVSRIAGRLGLR
- a CDS encoding Putative metabolite transport protein — encoded protein: MAAPNVDNQQQAVPEIEVTRVRRRTATHDDSSSYDDDSMLDAPEDENIFDDNDQCLVDNPLIRLRPDEVERKAKRFVRTHGLHNQEETFIKAGKILRDPEAWEAVPNLSLDEKEVLFNETRGGFWKQPKELRVTIITLCVAAVVQGWNQTASNGANLNWPKQLGLLAFDGCDPIGRDAWIFAIVNAVPYLSASLIGCWLSDPFNEYFFGRRPAIAFSGVLILASMIGSACSQTWRQLLACRAILGIGMGCKASVVPVFAAEVSPAHIRGSLVMNWQLFDALGIFLGFTANLMVSQVGDTAWRWQTASSVLPTIVLLTLIFVCSDSPRFLMKRGPSHYLEAYATLLALRGHPVLAAKELLYVHCQMEVEKRFISGKMSDAELVHREEQVVEETKGNASHSKLRARFQPARSINYWQKLGQLFTIKRIRRAMLAAVVVMVSQQLCGVNVLALYSSNFFCEEEASDKIGDLADPSYLQPLFLSWGIGLVNFLFAFPAYYLIDKRGRRWLLLVALPFMALSMLGASLAFLIPAGSPAHAPVIGVLVYIFMVFYSPSMGPVPFTFSAEVFPMDHRVVGMSFAVFTNMLGLGLLTLFVPIITVKVSHAGLLGIFAGLNVVAFVLIFFFVRETAGATLGRTAGSMHFMSLEELNYVFGVSTKKHAIYQYRTVLPWIWRYYVRRDKGCPDSPEQLYRWATARQQGQHEQQNRAD